In Musa acuminata AAA Group cultivar baxijiao chromosome BXJ3-9, Cavendish_Baxijiao_AAA, whole genome shotgun sequence, a single genomic region encodes these proteins:
- the LOC135584538 gene encoding NADH dehydrogenase [ubiquinone] 1 beta subcomplex subunit 2-like isoform X2, whose protein sequence is MGGGGDHGGSTTYKGFTIHHPKRWHVVTGKGLCAIMWFWILYRAKQDGPVVLGWRHPWEGHGDHSHGHGHEHEESH, encoded by the exons ATGGGCGGCGGCGGGGATCACGGTGGGAGCACGACGTACAAGGGCTTCACCATCCACCACCCGAAGCGGTGGCACGTTGTCACCGGGAAGGGCCTCTGCGCCATCATGTG GTTCTGGATACTTTACAGGGCTAAGCAGGATGGTCCAGTAGTGTTG GGTTGGCGTCATCCTTGGGAAGGACATGGCGACCACTCTCATGGCCATGGACATGAACATGAG GAATCACATTAG
- the LOC135584538 gene encoding NADH dehydrogenase [ubiquinone] 1 beta subcomplex subunit 2-like isoform X1 has product MGGGGDHGGSTTYKGFTIHHPKRWHVVTGKGLCAIMWFWILYRAKQDGPVVLGWRHPWEGHGDHSHGHGHEHEDNFVW; this is encoded by the exons ATGGGCGGCGGCGGGGATCACGGTGGGAGCACGACGTACAAGGGCTTCACCATCCACCACCCGAAGCGGTGGCACGTTGTCACCGGGAAGGGCCTCTGCGCCATCATGTG GTTCTGGATACTTTACAGGGCTAAGCAGGATGGTCCAGTAGTGTTG GGTTGGCGTCATCCTTGGGAAGGACATGGCGACCACTCTCATGGCCATGGACATGAACATGAG GATAACTTCGTTTGGTAA